The sequence below is a genomic window from Geothermobacter ehrlichii.
GTTGTCGATCCGCCGCGACTCGTGGCGCTCGGTACCGAGGATATAGAGACCGCCGGCGGCCAGCACCTCTTCCTTTTCCCGGGCGCAGATCGGCCGGAAATGCTCGAGGGCCTCCTGGTAGGCGGTTTCGAAGTCGTCGGCATTCTGCGCCTGCTGCCGGGCAAGCATCTCCGGGTTGCCCCCCAGAACGATATCGGTACCGCGACCGGCCATGTTGGTGGCGATGGTCACCGCCCCCTTGCGGCCGGCCTGGGCGACGATGAAGGCTTCCTTTTCGTGGTGCTTGGCGTTGAGCACGTTGTGCGGCACGCCGCGTTTCTTGAGCATTTCGGAAAGGCGCTCCGAATTCTCGATGGAGATGGTGCCGACCAGCACCGGCTGCCCCTTGTCGTGACGCTGGACGATATCCTCGATGACGGCGGCGAACTTCTCCTTTTCGGTCTTGTAGATCACGTCCGACTGGTCGATGCGGATCATCGGCCGGTTGGTCGGGATGACCACCACGTCGAGCTTGTAGATCTCGTTGAACTCCGCCGCCTCGGTATCGGCGGTACCGGTCATGCCCGCCAGCTTTTCGTACATGCGGAAGTAGTTCTGGAAGGTGATGGTGGCCAGGGTCTGGTTCTCGCTCTCGATCTTGACCCCTTCCTTGGCCTCGATGGCCTGGTGCAGACCGTCGCTCCAGCGGCGGCCGGGCATCAGGCGGCCGGTGAACTCGTCGACGATCTGCACCTCGCCGTCCTTGACCACGTAGTCGACGTCGCGCTTGAACAGGGTGTGCGCCTTGAGAGCCTGGTTGACATGGTGCAGCAGCTCGATGTTGCTCGGATCGTAGAGGTTCTGCACTCCGAGCATCTTCTCCACCTTGGCCACCCCTTCCTCGGTGAGGGTCGCCGTCTTGGACTTTTCGTCGATGGTGTAGTCGCCGGTGTATTCCTTGCGCGCCTGGCCGATCTTGCCGTCGCGATGCTCGATCACCTCGCCCTGCTTCAGCCGGGGGATGATGCGGTTGACCATGTAGTAGAGCTCACTGGAGGTTTCCGACGGACCGGAAATGATCAGCGGCGTGCGCGCCTCGTCGATGAGAATCGAGTCGACCTCGTCGACGATGGCGTAGTGGTGCTCGCGCTGCACGTAGTCCTCGAGGGCGAACTTCATGTTGTCGCGCAGATAGTCGAAACCGAACTCGTTGTTGGTGCCGTAGGTGATGTCGCAGCCGTAGGCCTGCTGCCGTTCCTTTTCGGTCAGGCCATGAACGATGCAGCCGACACTCAGCCCGAGAAAGCGGTGGACCTGCCCCATCCATTCGGCGTCGCGACGGGCAAGGTAGTCGTTGACCGTCACCACGTGCACGCCGCGGCCGGTCAGGGCGTTCAGGTAGCTGGGCAGGGTCGCGACCAGGGTTTTGCCCTCGCCGGTCTTCATTTCGGCGATCTTGCCCTGGTGCAGCACCATGCCGCCGATCAGCTGCACGTCGAAATGGCGCATACCGAGCACCCGCACCGCCGCCTCGCGCACGGTGGCGAATGCCTCGGGAAGCAGATCGTCCAGGGACTCGCCGTTGTCGAGCCGCTGGCGGAACTCGGCGGTCCTGCCGCGCAGCTGCTCGTCGCTCAGCCCCTGTATCTGCGGCTCCAGGGCGTTGATCCGGTCGACCAGCGGCTGCAGGCGCTTCAGCTCCCGGTCATTCTTGCTGCCGACTATCTTCTTGATCAGGCTGTTGATCATTCGTTCTCTCCTGCGTGAGTCTGCCCGCCCCCTCCGGGCTAAAAGCGGTGAATTCTACCACAGGGGGTCGGCTCCGACAAGAATGCAGCCCCCGCAGGCAGCTGCATGTTCACCGCCGGCAAGGGCATAAAAAAACGGCTGCCAAACGGCAACCGCGTGTCTGCTGACAAGGCCATATCGAGCGTCCCGAGGCTACAGGAACTTGCGCGGATTGACAGGCACCCCGTTGCGGCGCACCTCGTAGTGAACGTGCGAGCCGGTCGAACTGCCGGTGTTGCCGACGGCGGCGATCCGGTCGCCACGCCTGACCCGCTGACCGACCTTGACGTAAATCCGCGAATTGTGGGCGTAGTATGTCTTGTAGCCGTAGCCATGGTCGATGACCACCAGCTTGCCGTAGCCGGGGGCGATTCCGGCCTGGGTCACCACCCCGTCGGCGGTGGCATGCACCGGGGTTCCAGTGCGGGCGGCGATGTCGAGCCCCTCGTGCATCTTGCGCCGGCCGGTGAAGGGCGACTTGCGCATGCCGAAGGTCGAGGTCAGCCAGCCCTTGACCGGCCAGCCCTGGGGCTTCGCCGCCAGCAGCGATCGCTGGTCGTTGAGAGCGGCCTGAATCTCTTCCTGGCTGAGGCGCTGCAGATCGATCTGGCGACGTACCTGGTCGATGCGCTCCTGCAGGTCGGAAAGCCCGTTCGGCAGCTCCGGTTCCGGCGGTCCGCCGATGCCGGTCAGGGCGTCCGGCCGGGCGGCCTGGACGCTGGTCAGGTTCCGTACCTGGGCATCGTTCTGGGCCAGCAGGGTCAGGTCGCGGTTCAGGGTCTGCAGTTCTGTGGAGAGCCGGGCCAGCTCGAGCCGCTGCTCGGTGTTCTCCTGCCGCAGACGCGCCAGTTCCTCCCGGTCGATCCCGCGGCGCACATAGCCTGCGGCGAGCAGGGCGACGCCGAGCACCACCGCCGCCATCGCCAGGCAACAGGCCCGGACCGTCCAGCCCGGCAGCATGAACCGGCGCACGCGCCGGGCGTCTTCAGGAACGATCAGAATGGTGAAACGCTTGTCTGTCACCGGCCCTCCCTAGGCAATGCCGACGCCTGCGGCGTCGACAGACGACCCTGCATGAAAATGCATTGATAGCCGTATTTCCCGTTTTTTGTCAAGTTTTCCGACATTTGAGGCTAGCTGTCGCCGTCCGGGACGGCGCCGTCGATGTCGATGCTGACCGCCGTCTCGTCGCATTCGGGAAACTTGGCGCACTTGATACAGTCGCGCCAGATCTTCTGCGGCAGCCGGCTCTTGTCGATCTCGACAAACCCCAGCCGGGCGAAAAAGTCCGGCTTGTAGGTCAGGGCGAAGACCTGCCTCAACCCCAGTTCGCGGGCCTCGTCGAGACAGGCGAGCACCAGGCTGCGGCCGACCCCCCTGCCGCCGGCCTCTTCGGCCACGGCCAGGGAGCGGATCTCGGCCAGGTCCTCCCAGCAGATCTGCAACCGGACCGTGCCGACGACGGCGCCGTCCTGCTCGAAGACATAGAAACTCCGGATGTATTCATAGACCTCGGCCAGCGAGGCGGAGAGCATCAATCCTTCGCCGGCATAGTGGTTGAGCAGACCGTGAATCACCTTGGCATCGGCGATGACCGCCTTACGTACCATCGTCTTTCTCCCTTGCGACGGCTTCGATCATTTCCCGCGCGTGTTCGAGAGTCCGTTCGGTCACCCGGTCGCCTCCCAGCATGCGGGCCATCTCCCGGACCCGCGTCTCGTCGCCGAGCGCGACCATGGCGGTGAAGGTCCGTCCACCGTCGACCATCTTCTCGACCCGGTAATGGTTGTCCCCGAATGCCGCCACCTGCGGCAGGTGGGTGATGCAGAGGACCTGCAATCCCCGGGCCACTTTTTTCAGCTTGCGGCCGACGGCGCTGGCCGCCTCGCCGCCGATCCCGGCGTCGACCTCGTCGAAAACGAGGGTCGAAACCCCGTCGGCCTCCGGCGCCACCTGCTTCAGGGCCAGCATGATGCGCGACAGCTCGCCCCCCGAGGCGATCCAGGCCAGGGGTTTCGGATCTTCGCCGGGATTGGTCGACAGGTAGAATTCGATCCGCTCCAGCCCCCTCGGTCCCGGCTCGTCCAGGTCAAAGAAATGAACCTCGAAACGGGATCCCGGCATGGCCAGATCGGCCAGTTCCCGCTCGACCGCCCGCGCCATCTTCTCGGCCGCCCGGCGGCGCCGGGCGGAGAGGTCCTGCCCCAGCTCCCGCAGGCGCGCCTCGGCCTGCCGCAACTGTCCGGCCAGCTCCTCGCGTCGGCTGTCGGCGTGCTCGAGGCGGTCGAGTTCGGCCTCGACCTGCTGCAGCCGCTCGAGAATCCCCTCGACCGTCGGCGCATACTTGCGCTTGAGCTGACCGATGCGGGCCAGCCGTTCCTCGACCTCGTTCTGCCGGCCTGGCTCGAAACTGAGCCGGGAGGAAAAGTCGCGCAGCTGCAGGGCGACGTCCTCGAGACTGTACTGGCTGCTGCGCAGGGTTTCCGCCAGGGTCCCGAGTAGCGGGTCGATTTCGGCCAGGTTTTCGAGCTCTCCCGCCAGCCGGCTGACGATTTCACAGACCGAGTTCGCACCGCCGTAGAGGCTTTCATAGCCGCCGCCGGTAGCCTGGGAGAGTTTTTCGCCATGCTTCAGCAGCTTGCGCTCCTGTTCCAGTTCCTCGTCCTCCCCCGGCCGCAGGGCGGCGGCGGCAATCTCCTGCCGCTGAAACCGCAGAAAATCGAGCCGCTGCTGGCGGTCGCGCTCTCCCTGCTCGAGCTGTTCGAGCTCGTCGCGCAACGCCTTCACCCCGGCATGGCAGTCGGCACAGGCCCGGCGCTGTTGCTGCAGGCCGGCGAAATGATCGAGAAAATTGAGGTGGGCCTCGGGCTTCTGCAGCAGCTGGTGCTCATGCTGGCCGTAGATGTTGACCAGCCGTCGGCTGATATCCTGCAGCTGCCCCAGCCGGGCGATGGAACCGTTGATGAAGATCCGGTTCTTCCCTTCCCGACTGATCACCCGCTTGACGGTCAGTTCGTCCGCAACCTCGAAACCGGATGCCTCGAGCTGCCGTTTGACCTCGGTCAGCCCGGCGATGTCGAACAGCCCTTCGACCGTCGCTTCGTCGGTACCGGCTCGTATGACCTCGGGCCGGGCGCGGCCGCCGATGAGCAGGCCGACGGCATCGATGATGATCGACTTGCCGGCGCCCGTCTCGCCGGTAAGAATGTTGAATCCCGGCTTCAGACTCACCTCGAGCCGGTCGATGATGGCGAAGTTGCGGATGACGAGTTCTCTGAGCATGGCAATCCGTCGGCCGCCCGGTCGCGGGCTAGCGCTCTCCCCAGAGCAGCTTGGTGCGAAGGATTTCGAAATAGTCCCGCTGCGGGCTCTTCACCAGCAGGGTCACGCAGGGAGACCGCCTGACCTCGACCACGTCACCGCCGGCCAGCGGCATGCCGATCTGGCCGTCGGCGGTCAGCATCACCTCTTCGTCCTGAAACTTGACCTCGACCCGGATCACGTCTTCGTCAGAGACGATGATCGGCCGGTTGGTCAGCATGTGCGGACAGATGGGGGCGATGGCCAGGCAGTGCAGCCCCGGATGGATGATGGGGCCGCCGGCGGCCAGGTTGTAGGCGGTGGTGCCGGTCGGGGTCGAGATGATCAGGCCGTCGCCGCGGAAGGTGGTCAGGTAGCCGCCGTTGATGCTGGCCTCCATGTCGATGATGCGTGCCAGCGCCCCCTTGTTGATGACAACGTCGTTCAGGGTACGGAAACGGCCGACGGCCTCGCCGCGACGCAGCACCACGGCGTCGAGCATCATGCGGCTCGACACCTCGAAATCGCCGCGCAGCACCCGGTCGAGCACCGGAAAGGTCTCGTCGCAGGCGACCTCGGTGAGAAAACCGAGCCGGCCGAGATTCACTCCGAGGATGGGAATCCGCAGCTCACCGATCAGCCGGGCGACGGAAATCAGGGTGCCGTCACCACCCAGCACGACGACCAGGTCGACCAGGGAAGGAATGGCGCCCGGCGGATAACCCTTCTCCCGCCCCAGCGCCGAGGCCAGCACATCTTCCAGAAAGATGCTGCAGCCGCGCTCTTCGAGATAGCAGCAGACATCGCCGGCCAGGGCCGCGGCATCCCGGTTGTTGTGCTTGGCATAGATACCGATTCTTTTCATGAGAACCACCTCTAATCGTCGAAATCTAGCAGATTTACGCCCCTGCGTCCATCCCTTTGCCGCCACTACGTCCGGTTGCCGGGCCCCGTCCGCTGTGCTAGAGTCGAACGCGGCAAGGAGACACGCGCAATGGACCTCTTCTCTCAGAGCACCGGCGACGACGCCCCGCTGGCCGAGCGGATGCGGCCCCAGGCCCTGGACGACATGGTCGGCCAGCAGCACCTGCTGGGGGAAGGGAAACTGCTGCGCCGGCTGATCGAACAGGACCGGCTCGCCTCAGTCATCTTCTGGGGACCGCCGGGCACCGGCAAGACCACCCTCGCCCGCGTCATCGCCAACACCACCAGCAGCCGCTTCGTCTTTTTTTCGGCCGTTCTCGGCAGCATCAAGGAGGTGCGGGAGATCGTCGCCAAGGCGGCGGAAGAACGCGCCTGGCACGGCCGCCGCACCCTGCTTTTCGTCGACGAGATCCACCGTTTCAACAAGGCGCAGCAGGACGCCTTTCTTCCCGCCGTCGAGAAGGGGGATGTCATTCTTATCGGCGCGACGACCGAAAACCCGAGCTTCGAGGTCAATTCGGCCCTGCTCTCCCGGTCGCGGGTCTTCGTGCTAGAACCGCTTTCCGCCGAGGATCTGAAAACCCTGCTGCAAAAAGCCCTGCGCGATCCGCGCGGCCTGGCGGACAGCAATCTGCAAATCGAGGAGGACGCCCTCGATTTTCTCGCCGCGCGGGCCCACGGCGATGCCCGGGTGGCCCTTGGCGCGCTGGAGATCGCCGCCACCGCGGCCCGCAACGGAACCATCGACCTGCCCCTGGTCGAGGAGGCGCTGCAGAGCCGGGCCATTCTCTACGACAAGGGAGGCGAGGAGCACTACAACGTCATCTCGGCCTTCATCAAGAGCATGCGCGGCTCCGACCCGGACGCCGCCCTCTACTGGCTGGCCCGGATGCTCGAGGCAGGCGAAGACCCCCTGTTCATCGCCCGCAGGATGGTCATCTTCGCCTCCGAGGATGTCGGCAACGCCGATCCCCGCGCCCTGCAGATCGCCATCACCGTGCAGCAGGCGGTGCATTTCGTCGGCCTGCCCGAAGCGCGCATCAACCTGGCCCAGGGTGTCACCTATCTGGCCACGGCGCCAAAGAGCAATGCCAGCTATGTCGGCATCAAGCAGGCGCAGGCCGAGGTTCGCGCCAGCGGCGCCCTGCCGGTCCCCAAACACCTGCGCAACGCCCCGACCCGGCTGATGAAGGAACTCGACTACGGCAAGGGTTACCAGTACGCCCATGACCAGGCCGAAGCCCTGACAACCCAGTCCCACCTGCCGGAAGACCTGGCCGGCCGAACCTTCTACCGGCCGACCGACCGCGGCTACGAGAAGACCATCGGCGAACGCATGGCCTATCATGCGCAGCTGAAAATGCGGCGCAGGGGCCGAAAGGAAAAACCATGAGCCGGCGGCTGCTTTTCGTTCTGCTGTTTCTGCTGCCGGCGACCCCGCTCTGGAGCGCGGCATCCGACTGGCAGCCCTGGGACGGCAAGAGCCGGAAAGAGATGCCGATCGAGGCCGACGGTCCGGCTTTCGACCAGGCGATCCGTTTCTTTCAGCACTACATCTCACCGGTCGACGGCGCCCGCTGCCCCATGTATCCGACCTGTTCGGCCTACGCCCGCCAGGCCCTGGCCCGCCACGGCCCCTGGCTCGGCATTCTGCTCACCGTCGACCGCCTGATTCACGAAAACGATCCGCGCGAACGCCGCCGGCCGGTGCTGGTCGGCGATCGCTATCGCTATTTCGACCCGGTCGAGGCCAACGACTTCTGGCTGGGGCATCCCGCGGCGGCGCCGGATCCGCCCGATGGTCAACCACCCCGTTCCCGCATGGACTCAGGGCAAATAACCCAGTGATTTTCAGCTTGTTTTTGCCCGCCGCGCAGGTTATATTGACGGCGGTTCGCTTCTGATTTACCGGTTTCAAGGAGGGGGCAACAGAGCGATATACCACCCTTTGCAGTCATTGGAATGCATATGGCCGGCTTAGGCAGGGTATTGAAAAGCGTCATGAGGGTGGGCGAAACGGGGCAAAGACGGCCGAAAAACGCAAAAACTCGGTTTACAAAGTGAGTGAATGAGCGTTTGAGGCTGTTTCGACGCCTTGCCGGGTTCGTGAGTTCAGGCAGGTCAATGACTGTGTACTACCTGCCGGTCATCGGCTTGCGGACGCGGGGTCACGCCAACCACGATCGTTTTTCGATGTCCTGCAGGCACCGGCATGGAGCCTACGGGATGGTATCGACCCCTGGTCGTCGTCAAAAACAGAACCCACTACCAGCGTCCGGCATCCAACCCTCCGGAGCGCACACGGTTCTATTCTCTCTTTCCCCCATGGAGGCGTCATGCCTCCGCTGAACGAACCACCGATCGACTTCAGCGAGCCGCTGCGGCATTGCCTCGACTATCTCGGCCGTTCCGACGTTTCCGTTCCCATTCAGTCACTGTTGACAGCCTCCGGCATCGACCGCGAACGGCTGCGGGTAACAGCTGAACAATTCTACCGATTTTGCCAGCATGTCGCAGCCGCAACCGGCGACGACATGCTGCTGCGCCGGGTGGGACGCCACGCCGGGCGCCGGGCAAGCCTCGGCTTTCTCAGCCAGGCGGCCCAGGGAATCGTCGGCCCCGGCCTCCTTCTGCAGCACCTGATACGGCGGCACCAGTCCGGCCGACCGGCGCTATGGGAACTGAAAAAAACCGGCGCCAGACGTCTCGAACTGTCGCTCGGCGGCAAGGGACACGGCCCCTTCCTCTGTCAGTACGTGACCGGTTTTCTCGAAGGGCTGGCTCCGCTCTACAGCCAGGAAGGATCCGGTTTCGTTCATCCGCGCTGTACCGGCCGGGGGGACAGCCGCTGTCTCTATGTCCTTTCCTGGCCCAACCGACCGGGCGACACCCTCAGGCGCGCCCGCAACCTGCTCGCCGCCGGCACCCTGCTGACATTGCCGGCGATACCGTGGATCCCGGCAACGGCGACCGGCCCTCTTGCGTTCGCCGCCATGGGGGGCCTCTTCGCCCTGACCGCCATCGGCGGTATCATCGAGCGTATCGGCATCCAGAAACACCTGCACCGGCAGATCCTGACCAACGAGCACCTCGTCGACCAGGAAAACGCCAACGCGGTCAAGCTGCAGCTGACCCGGGAACTGAGCCAGGCGGTGGGCAGCCGCGGCAGCAGCGAGGATCTGCTGCAGGCGGTCATCGACATTCTGGCCGAAAATCTCGACTTCGACCGGGGCATGATCTTCCTCGTCGACCGGGACGAAAAGACAGTGCAGTACCGGGCGGGATTCGGACTGGGCGAACAGGACCTGGCGGTACTGCGCGAACCCGTTTCCATGGATCTGAAGTCCAGGGGCCACCCCCTGCCCGACTTTCTGCGGCAGTCCGGCTCGCTGCTCGTCAACGACGTCAGGGGGCTGCATTCCGTCCGCCACCACAATTTCTGCCGCTGGATGGCCCACCTGGGCAACCGCTCGTTTCTCTGCTGCCCCATCCACAATGGAAAACATCCTGCAGGGCTGCTGATCATGGGCCTGTCCAGTCCGCGCCGACAACTGCTGGAAAGCGACCTGCAGCTGCTCGAGGGGCTGGTTCCCCTGATCGGCATCGGCCTGCAGAACACGCGTCTGCTCCATCAGCAGTCAAGCCAGTTCCAGTCGATCCTGCAGGTCCTGGCGGCAAGCATCGACGCCCGCGACTTTCTGACCGCGGGGCACTCGGCCCAGGTCACCGAATACGCCGTCGGCATCTGCCGCAAGCTGGGTCTTTCCGAGGACTACACCGACATGGTCCGCATCGCCGCCATGCTGCACGACTACGGCAAGCTGGCCGTTCCCGACTTCATCCTGAAAAAGGACGGTGAACTCTCCGCCGAAGAAAAGGCCCTGATTCGCACCCATCCCGACAAGAGCCGCGAAATTCTCGAACGGATCCCCTTCGAAGGCATCTATCGCCAGATCCCGCAGATCGTCGGCGCCCACCACGAAAAGATGGACGGCAGCGGCTATCCGAAGGGGCTGAAGGGAGAAGAGATTCCGCTCGGCGCCCGCATCATCGCCGTGGCCGACTTCTTCGAGGCCATCACCTCCAAGCGCCACTACCGGGACCCGATGCCCTATCCCGTGGCCCTGCAGCTTCTGGCCGAAGAAAGCCTGATCCACTTCGACAAGAATGTGGTCGACGCCTTTTTCCGCTACATCAACGAAACCAGGGTCTGCATGGTCGGCAGGTCCAGGCCGAAAAGAACCAGCATCGACCGGCGCAAGGTCCGCATCCCCTGCCGCACACATGTCTCCTGCCAGATCGGCAACCGAGTCGTTGCCGGCACCAGCGCCAACCTCAGCAGCGGCGGCATCTTCGTCGCCACCGACCATCCCATCGACGTCAACAACCACGTCGAGGTCATCTTCACCCTGCCCAACCAGCCCTCCACCCTCTTCCGGCTGAAGGGGAGAGTCGCCTGGCACAACAACCGCAAGGCGCAACGCCTGCCGCACGGCGTCGGCATCGAGTTTTTGCGTGTGCCCGAGGAGATCTCCGGCGCTCTCAACGGCTTCATCAGCCATTACGTGGCCCGCCATGAAGCCGGGCTTGCCGACGAACCGGTTCTGACCGTTCACTGAAGAAGACCGGCAGCACTTCGAGCGCCGGCGCAGGGCGAGGGGTTTTGTGCCGGGTCAAGGCGCGGCCCGATGAGCGCGGAGGCGTACCGGAAGGTACGTCGCACAAGTGAAGAGGGACGCAACGACGAGCCGGTGCAAAAGAACCGCCCCGCAACCCGGCTTCAACGAAGTTCGCCAGCCCCTCTCCCCCGAACCGTCGAAGGGCGAGGAATTTTGTGCCGGGTCAAGGCGCGGCCCGATGAGCGCGGAGGCGTACCGGAAGGTACGTCGCACAAGCGAAGAGGGACGCAACGACGAGCCGGTGCAAAAGAACCGCCCCTGCTCAGAAAAGGTGGAAGATGTAGATCCCTGCCCCCACATCCGGACTGCCGTCGCTGAGCCCGCCGAGCAGATGGCCGCCAAACCCGAAATCATTTCCCTCCCAGCCGACACGCCCTACCAGTTCGAGGGCGTCGTCCTCACCATCAAAAGGCGCCGTGGCCCCTTCCAGGCCACCGGAAACATTCCAGCCTCCGGCCAGGTAGCGCCCGACGGCGGCCGACCATTCCCAGTACGGATCGGGCTGATAGTCACCGTTGTCACCGGGAAGGATGGAACGCAGGGAACCGTCGAGAAACCAGTCACCCAGCAGTCGCCGGACGGCCAGCCCGGCGCCGACATCCCAGGCGCCGGTACCCAGCCCCTTGCTGTCATCTCCGGTCGGTGCCTTGAGATAGCCGAGCAGGCTCAACTCGAGGCTCGACGAAGACCAGAAAGCCCAGTTCGACTCCAGGCTTACATCCCCCAGACCCTCGCTGGAGCCGGCGGCGGCCAGGCGGCCTCCCCCCATGCCGCCAACCGTCGACAAACCGTCCGCCATACCGCCGAAACGTCGACCACCCATGAGCACCGTCGTTCCTTCCGACTGACTGATCCAGGGCAGGGTCAGGGCCAGGTCAAAATCCGCCGTACTCCAGGCCAGGGTCACCGGCACGGTCACCGCGGTGACCGTTTCATCGGTTCCATAATCACCACTGGCCACATCCAGGCCGACTTCCAGGCTCAATCCCGCGGCCGAAACGGGAAGAACACTCAGCAACAGCAATCCTGTCGACAACAACAGCTTCAACATGGGCAACTCCCGGTTTCCGTGTTTCAGGCAAGACAGCCCCCGGCAACCTCTGGCGGCGGCAATGTCCCCTGTTTACCGTTAGACGTATGATTTCGGACAAGGTTTACCAAGGGGCTGACATCTTTTGCGTGGGGATGCAGAAAAAAGGAGGGTAGTCCGGGACACTGGAAGCACACTGCACCTCCAGCATCCCGGACAACACCGATGTCGGTCTATTCGACCCGGATTTCAAACTTGAACTGGCGTTTCTTGCCGTCGGCCAGTTTGCTGCCGACCTTGATCTCATACTCGCCGGGTGCCGGCAGGTTGATATCGCCGCCGAAGCCTTCGCCCATGCCCATCTTCATCGGCATCAACTTGATCGCCTTGCCCGCCTCACCGTTCTTGGGCTTGATCTTGACTGCAACCAGCCCCCCGGTCACCGGAGCGCCGGTCTTTTCGTCCTTGAACATGATCATGAAATGGTGGGTGGCACTCATGCCCATCTTCTCCATGGAGGCACGGGCCGCCTCGTCATAGACCTTGGCATGAGCCATCGCCTCGACGCCGTCTTCACTCTCGGTGCCGAGCATCAGCATGCCCGCCCCCATCTTCATGCCCTTCATGCCGTCATGGTCCATGCCCTTCATACCGTCATGGTCCATGCCTTCCATCTTGCCGTGGTGCCCGGCGTCCTTCATCATGCCATGGTCCATCTCCTTGTCAGCCACCGCAACCAGCGGCAACATCAGGGTAAAGATGGCGATCAAAAGAATCCTTGCTGCGTTTTTCATGTCCTTCTCCTTGGTGTGAGAGTATGGGCCTTCGCCCGGTGTCAAACAAACGATTCCGTGGCCTGTCATTCGTGAATCTCTTCGAATGAGGTCGGGGTAAATTCATGCTTCAGCTTCAATCCCCGCCACATGAAGTAGATCACCGGAAAGACCAGCAGCTCCATCAGTCCCGAGGTAATCACCCCGCCGACCATCGGCGCGGCGATCCGTTTCATCACGTCGGCCCCGGCGCCGTGCGACCACATGATGGGAACGAGACCGGCGATGATGACGCAGATAGTCATGATCTTGGGCCGGATGCGTTTGACCGCGCCATGGTGAATCGCCTGGGTCAGATCGCCCAATGTCAGCATCCGTCCGTTCCGGCGCCAGAGATCGAAAGCGAGATCGAGATAGAGCAGCATCACCACCCCGGTTTCGGCGGAAATGCCTGCCAGGGCGATCACCCCGACCCAGACCGCGACCGACATGTTGTAGCCGAGTGCATAGAGGAACCAGAAACAACCGACCAGCGACAACGGCAGGGCGATGAAGATGATGCCGGTCTTGACCAGGCTCTTGGTGTTCATGTAGATGATGACGAAGATGATCAGCAGCGTCAGCGGAATGACCACCTTCAGCTTGGCCGCCGCCGCCTGCATGTACTCGTACTGACCGCTCCAGACAATATTGTAGCCGGCCGGCAGCTTGACTTTCTCGGCAATGACCTTCTGGGCGTTCTCGACATAGGTGCCGACGTCGATGTCCTTCAGATCGACATAGATCCAGGCGGTCTGGCGGGCGTTTTCGCTCTTGATGCCGGGCGGCCCCTTGCGAAT
It includes:
- a CDS encoding M23 family metallopeptidase, with amino-acid sequence MTDKRFTILIVPEDARRVRRFMLPGWTVRACCLAMAAVVLGVALLAAGYVRRGIDREELARLRQENTEQRLELARLSTELQTLNRDLTLLAQNDAQVRNLTSVQAARPDALTGIGGPPEPELPNGLSDLQERIDQVRRQIDLQRLSQEEIQAALNDQRSLLAAKPQGWPVKGWLTSTFGMRKSPFTGRRKMHEGLDIAARTGTPVHATADGVVTQAGIAPGYGKLVVIDHGYGYKTYYAHNSRIYVKVGQRVRRGDRIAAVGNTGSSTGSHVHYEVRRNGVPVNPRKFL
- a CDS encoding NAD(+)/NADH kinase; amino-acid sequence: MKRIGIYAKHNNRDAAALAGDVCCYLEERGCSIFLEDVLASALGREKGYPPGAIPSLVDLVVVLGGDGTLISVARLIGELRIPILGVNLGRLGFLTEVACDETFPVLDRVLRGDFEVSSRMMLDAVVLRRGEAVGRFRTLNDVVINKGALARIIDMEASINGGYLTTFRGDGLIISTPTGTTAYNLAAGGPIIHPGLHCLAIAPICPHMLTNRPIIVSDEDVIRVEVKFQDEEVMLTADGQIGMPLAGGDVVEVRRSPCVTLLVKSPQRDYFEILRTKLLWGER
- the recN gene encoding DNA repair protein RecN; translation: MLRELVIRNFAIIDRLEVSLKPGFNILTGETGAGKSIIIDAVGLLIGGRARPEVIRAGTDEATVEGLFDIAGLTEVKRQLEASGFEVADELTVKRVISREGKNRIFINGSIARLGQLQDISRRLVNIYGQHEHQLLQKPEAHLNFLDHFAGLQQQRRACADCHAGVKALRDELEQLEQGERDRQQRLDFLRFQRQEIAAAALRPGEDEELEQERKLLKHGEKLSQATGGGYESLYGGANSVCEIVSRLAGELENLAEIDPLLGTLAETLRSSQYSLEDVALQLRDFSSRLSFEPGRQNEVEERLARIGQLKRKYAPTVEGILERLQQVEAELDRLEHADSRREELAGQLRQAEARLRELGQDLSARRRRAAEKMARAVERELADLAMPGSRFEVHFFDLDEPGPRGLERIEFYLSTNPGEDPKPLAWIASGGELSRIMLALKQVAPEADGVSTLVFDEVDAGIGGEAASAVGRKLKKVARGLQVLCITHLPQVAAFGDNHYRVEKMVDGGRTFTAMVALGDETRVREMARMLGGDRVTERTLEHAREMIEAVAREKDDGT
- the secA gene encoding preprotein translocase subunit SecA, producing the protein MINSLIKKIVGSKNDRELKRLQPLVDRINALEPQIQGLSDEQLRGRTAEFRQRLDNGESLDDLLPEAFATVREAAVRVLGMRHFDVQLIGGMVLHQGKIAEMKTGEGKTLVATLPSYLNALTGRGVHVVTVNDYLARRDAEWMGQVHRFLGLSVGCIVHGLTEKERQQAYGCDITYGTNNEFGFDYLRDNMKFALEDYVQREHHYAIVDEVDSILIDEARTPLIISGPSETSSELYYMVNRIIPRLKQGEVIEHRDGKIGQARKEYTGDYTIDEKSKTATLTEEGVAKVEKMLGVQNLYDPSNIELLHHVNQALKAHTLFKRDVDYVVKDGEVQIVDEFTGRLMPGRRWSDGLHQAIEAKEGVKIESENQTLATITFQNYFRMYEKLAGMTGTADTEAAEFNEIYKLDVVVIPTNRPMIRIDQSDVIYKTEKEKFAAVIEDIVQRHDKGQPVLVGTISIENSERLSEMLKKRGVPHNVLNAKHHEKEAFIVAQAGRKGAVTIATNMAGRGTDIVLGGNPEMLARQQAQNADDFETAYQEALEHFRPICAREKEEVLAAGGLYILGTERHESRRIDNQLRGRSGRQGDPGESRFYLSLEDDLLRIFGSQRVAFVMDKLKIPEGEPIEHPMISRAIENAQKKVEAHNFEIRKHLIEYDDVMNRQREVIYQQRREVLAGENIRETIDGIIEEIVLDMVATFCPEKTAPEDWNWSSLLEDCFNQFYFRPELPEPTPSLTQRELEEMLIAQVKARLDQRSEEMTPEVFEHLMKVLLLQAIDAKWKDHLLSIDYLKEGIGLRGYGQKNPKEEYKREAYQLFMDMMGRIRQEVVQMLFRVQLVREEEVERLEQEERQQRLAIGRAGGAPQARSPKVNPEKIGRNDPCPCGSGKKYKKCCGA
- a CDS encoding N-acetyltransferase encodes the protein MVRKAVIADAKVIHGLLNHYAGEGLMLSASLAEVYEYIRSFYVFEQDGAVVGTVRLQICWEDLAEIRSLAVAEEAGGRGVGRSLVLACLDEARELGLRQVFALTYKPDFFARLGFVEIDKSRLPQKIWRDCIKCAKFPECDETAVSIDIDGAVPDGDS